The Catellatospora citrea DNA segment GCAAGAACGCGGCCCACAGGCCGCGCCGCTGCACGCGGCTCAGAAATCCGGTCATCCGAAAAGGGTGCCATCGGCATATTACGATCGTGGACCCTCTTTCGGATGATTCTACGGTCGAACCGGCTCATCAGCCTGGCTCGACGGCAAGAGCCGACGACCGGTCAGGCATCGACCGCGGTACCACCTCTCCCTCTGTCGGGCGCTCCGCTGTCCGCGCCGACATTCGTCGACGGCGCGCCGTCACGATCCCGCAGACGCGGGCGGCGGTGCGGCGAACACCGCCACCGGCGGATCGTCCGGGTCGTAGCGGTCCGACAGCCCTTCGAAGGTCATCCCGGCCTTCTCGGCGACCCGGCGGGAGGCCGCATGTTCGGGGTGGATGAGCGCCACCAGCCGCTCGATGCCGCCACGCCGGGCATGGGCCATCGCCCCGATCGCGAGCTCGGTCGCGTAACCACGCCCCCAGCAGTGCCGGGCGAGGTGCCAGCCGACCTCGTGCTCCCCGGCCGGGCCGCCGGCCGGTCGCACGTAGACGTCGCCGACGAACACGGCGTCGTGTGTCGTGACAGCCCAGAAGCCGCAGCCCGGGCCGCGCCCGGCGACCGCCTGCCAGCGCGGGATGTCGGCGATGATGACGTCGATGTCGCCCGGCGGCTCGTCGCCGGTGAACCGGCAGACCTCGGGGTCCGCCCACATCGAGAAGGCTGCGGCGGCGTCGGTGGGCTCGAACGGCCGGACCGACAACCGCGCGGTGCGGAAGATGACGGTGGACACCGGGGAAGACTACGGCGACGGCACGCCGATTCCGCCGGCACGTTGTCACCCGGTGGGGTCGGCGGAGGTTTCAGTCCGCACGAGACGGGGAAGTGCGATCGGGTGCTCACCCCCGGAAGAATCGAGCGGCAGGCATGACGACAGCCCTGGCCCTGCGACCGCCGACGCTGCGGTCGGCCGCGGATCTCGACGATGCGGCGCTGCGGGTCGAGCTGGCCCACGCCCACGCGGTCGGCAGCGCCGCGAACCTGCGTGTCATCCCGCGGGACCGGGCCATGCTGCAGACCCGGCTCGCTGAACTGGATGCGGAGTATCTGCGGCGATTTCCTGCTGCGGCGGCGACGTGGCCGTGGCCGCGCTGAATCGCGCCGGCTCGAATCTCAGGTGACCGGCCGCCCCGGGCCTGCCCGGACGCGGATCGGCCCCGGCCGAGGCCGGGGCCGATCCGCAGATGGGTGATCAGGTCGCCGTGTCCCGCATGGATCTCGATCGCGGGCGGTACGGCGGGG contains these protein-coding regions:
- a CDS encoding GNAT family N-acetyltransferase is translated as MSTVIFRTARLSVRPFEPTDAAAAFSMWADPEVCRFTGDEPPGDIDVIIADIPRWQAVAGRGPGCGFWAVTTHDAVFVGDVYVRPAGGPAGEHEVGWHLARHCWGRGYATELAIGAMAHARRGGIERLVALIHPEHAASRRVAEKAGMTFEGLSDRYDPDDPPVAVFAAPPPASAGS